CGTACTTGCTGGATAGAACTCTCGGCGCGCTCCAAAAAGTTGCGCTTCTGCATGCTCGCCATTCCGCCCGCACCAAACATGTCGTATTGGCTCATACCGTATGCATTTTCGAGAGAGTCACGGGCCGCAGAGAGCTTAACTGCTGTTTGGCCGAGCAGGAATAGAATATGTCGTTCGCGCTCGAGACGCTGCGTCATGGTTTGGACGTGCGAGTGCGCAGCGGTACAGGCGTCTTCTTTGCGATCCTCGTCGGGGAATTCGGGCGTACGACCAGCAAAGATGGAGTTGTAGAGGGCGTCGAGCTCGGCTTGGAGGCTACTGTGACGTTGGGCTTCGGCCGCCATTTCCTTTTTGCGCGCCTCTGCTTCGTCGAATAATTGTTTGGCGTAGGCCAGCTCGTCCTCGGCGCTCTTCTGTGCTTGGATCGCGTCGAAGTATTccttttcttcttttgcCGCCTTTTCCGCAAATCTCTCCTTCTTCCCGCTCGCCTTGTGTGCAAAACGTCGGAAGTGCGAGTCGCGGTACTTCTGGTGGTCTTTGAGTTCGCTGGCCGTCTTCTTTTTCAAATCCTTGACGCGCTCGTTGATGTTGGCGATTTGCGATTCTAGGTCGGCCATGTAGGCATTCTGCTGTTTAAGCTGCGAGGGCGCCGAGTCGGTTTCTTCGAGGCCGCGGAGCAGTTGTTCGTTCTGGTGTGCTGCCTGTTGAATCTTGGCTTGGATAGACGACATGATGACTATGCGGTGAGTACTTTGCTACTATGCTGTTGTAAAGCAATACAGGTATATGGGGGTTTGAGCGGGGTCATGGACTGCAAGATATAAGGCAGTACTTAGGCAGGCACAGCCTACCTTGTGCCCACCCTACACTCGGAACTATGTGATCATACTTGCTTGGCAGTCGGCTTAACGGCACTCCTGTATACAATCATGGCGTAGGATACTGGTGGCCTGACGTGCGAATTACCATGTTCCGCCTATAGGTGGTGTCTCATCGATATTGAGCGGATGAGATCTGAATTCTGAGCGTCATGCCAAGCATGGCTGAGCTACGGTCGAATGTGGTTTAGTCGTGGCACAGTCGGCTGAGCCACCTAGCTAAACAGCCGAACAGCTGAGTGGCAACGGCTATCCTAACCATCAGTCGAATGGCGAATACCAGAGTGAAGGAAGGAAAGAAGGATACCCAAAGGCGGAAGCTGGCGGAGCACCATGAACTCTAATACTTGAAACACTTCTCGGGCACGCTAAACCGCGTCGCTAACTTACTATGGTACAAAAAGCACCAAAGGCAAGCGGAATTGGCGTAGCTTCAGACGGAATAAAGTGCCCAAAGGCGCCGTATTGGCTACTCAACGCCCCACTTTGTGAGACATATTGTCACAACATCGGCTACAACAACAATTGAAAGCTTGACGTTTCCCCTGCTTTTGAACACACACCGCCCGATTTCGCCCTCATACCGCATTGACAGCATGGCAACCGAGAAACTCCAAACATATGCGCAGAAACCCCGCGTTTTCATCTTGTCAGACATCTCCAATGAGCCCGACGATGCTGAATCCTTATGTCGCTATCTTCTGTACGCGAATGAGTTTGAGACCGAAGGCTTAGTGGCGTGCACAAGCACATGGATGAGAGACAAAGTATGTCCTCAGGACATGGAGAAGATGATTGACGCCTATGCCGGTGCTGTTGATAATCTCAATAAACATGCGCACCCTGAGTGGCAGTACCCGGCTGCAGAGCATCTGCGCGGACTGATCAGAAAAGGCGCCGAGGTAAGCTCGTATCCGCTGCGCATGGCGTTCATCACGTGTGGGCACTGCTGATGGAACCTAGACTTACGGCATGTCGGCTGTAGGTACTGACATACCATTATCTGAAGGTGGACAACTTCTCTACGACTGCATCATCAAACCTTCCACGCAGCCGTTGTGGGTCCTCTGTTGGGGCGGGACGAACACTCTCGCCCAAGCGCTCTTGAAAATAGACGATGATTTCGACCCAGAGGACTCCAAGCGCTTGCTTTCACGACTACGGGTTTATGCCATCTCCGACCAAGACGATACGGGCGCGTGGATCCGCAACAGTTTTCCCGATATCCTGTACATCGCATCGGTCCATGGCTGGAATCATTATGGCTTGGCGGCCTGGTCCGGAATCTCGGGCGACAAGTACTACGGCTTCGATCAAGGCGGTCCCGATTTTACCAAGATGGAAAAGAGTTGGATCAAAGAAAACATCCAGATTGGCCCACTGGGAAGCGCCTATCCCGACTACCTGTACATTCCTGAGGGCGATACACCTTCTTTCCTCTACCTTGTTCAGAATGGCCTTGGTGTACCCGACTGTCCCAACTATGGATCGTGGGGAGGAAGATATGTGCGCACGGATATCAGTACTGAAGGTCTGAATAGCAGTCATTACTCCGATGCCGTAGACCGAGTCCGGGTTGGCGACAAGACTTATGTATCCAATCATGCGACCATTTGGCGCTGGCGCGATGCCTTCCAGAATGACTTCGCGGCGCGCATCAAGTGGACTATGGAGCCTGAGTTCGCCAAAGCGAACCATCACCCTGTCATCAACATTAGCGGCTTCCAAGGTCTGGCGCCAGCTCAAGTCACTGCTGAAGCCGGCACAACAGTGACACTCGACGCTTCCGGTACCTACGATCCCGATGGCGGAAAGCTGACGTTCAAGTGGTGGCACTACCGCGAGCCCACGGCTACAACATGGCTTGTCCATGAAGAAGTCATGGAACTCGCAATCAGGAAGTTGGACGACGAGGGAAGGAAGGTCCGCATCACACTTCCGCCACCAGGAAAGAGTGCTGTGGATGTGATGACCAAGGAGCCAGTTGCGCAGGGCCAGCTTCTGCACCTCATACTCGAGGTCACCGATGACGGAACACCAAGTTTAACGAGTTACCGCAGAGTATTAATCCAGGTGACCAACAAGGACTTACGAGGTGGCAAGAAGAGTGTTGATGCCATCAACGATGCGATGAAAAAGTTATAAGCAAGACCAAGCGGAAGCTGAATGGATAGCCTTGTGCGTATTAGATGGGAATGCCGATATAATAAGAGCCACCTCAAATTTCAGATTGCCATGTTTCAGGGTTGATAACAGTCATGCGCTTTCTTTGCCCGTGCAGATAGGCCCACTGAGAATCGAGTCTAGCGGGGTTGACAGCGTGGGGTGAACACCAAGTCTAGGTGACTACTTTTCGACACTAAATGAATGCTTGGATGCGGATACACACATCTTAGTCAAGGGCTATCGGATATTGCTAGTAAAGCCGGTGTACTCATGGCTTGCAGTAGTCCATACCTGCCCACGGGTCGCTGACGTCACTGAACCCCGGTGCATCAACGGATCACTTTAGCCACATAGTCCGCCACTTTCCAAATCACTATGGTCCTATGAGAGGGTATCCTTACACAATGTAGAGGATACGTCTCATGCGTCCTGTGTAAAACAGGTTGTTGTCTAGCCACACACGTACAACTACGACGATCGGAATGATCTCCGATGACGTAGTAACGTCGCGCTTGCAGTGTCATACCAGTGTCAACCGTCTACAAAACCAAAAATCGCTCTTAGCACTTATACAAAATCAGAACAACCCTTTCCTCTGTTGAAAATGCCACCGAAACAAGCACAACAAAAAGCGAAGCCGAAAGCCGCGAACACCTCAGATAAGAATATGGCCAACGATAACGCTGGGGCGGAGCAATGCAATATTCCAGAGCATGAAATTAAACAGAATGCTGGCGTATCTGCCAGCATGGCGCTGCAGGCAGGTCAAAAGGCTTGGGAGTTGAGACAAGCGGCACATGGAGCTGGCGATGCAAAGGCAAGGGAAGAGATTTTGGCGAAAGCAATCAACAAGGAGATTGAAGCTGAAAGCTTCGGAAAAGCCGCAAAGTACACACAGACTGGTGCTTTCCAGGGTCTTGCAGCTGGTGCAGGGTTGGGAGTACAGCCGGGTGTTACCGTCGGGAAATTGACCGGAGCGCTCGTCGGTGGCGTGGTATCAACGGTGACTGGTCTTCTTGGTGGAGGTATTGGCTCCGTGTATGGTGCCATGTCAGGTCCATTCTGGGATCTGGGAGAAATGGCAAGCCAAGGAGTTCAAGGAGTTGTGGGGGACTTCCTTCCTGATATCAAGTCGACACCATCGCAAAAGAAGGCATTGGAGAAGATGGTTATGCAAACAAAAGAGACGCAAGCACCTTCAAAGGAAGAGTTGGATCAGATGAAAAATGACGCACCGGATCAAATGCCGCAGTCTTGGTCACAGTCAGCAAAAGATATGACAAGTTGGCGACCGAAGATGCCGAGTATGCCGTCAGCCAAGGGTGTAGGGGGCGCGCTTGGATTGGGAGGCGTCGGGGCTGCTATGAACCCTTGGGGAGGAAAGGGCGAAGATCAAACGCAACAAGGCTCTTCTCAGCCAAAGCAACAACCGCAGAAGCAAGCCCAGAAGGCCTCGAGTCAGAACAAACAGCAGCCACAGCAGCCCCAACAACAGACTAAACAAGCCCAAAGCCAGCAACCCAAACCCACTCCCCAACAGCCAGCACAGCAAAGAACCACTCAAAACCAGCCTCAGCAACCGTCGAAACCCAAAGAAGCGCCTAAACCCGAAAAGCCGCGCTCCCAGCGCCCTCCCACTACAAGAGCGCCAGCAAATCCCCAGTCAGGAGCCCCAAACCCCCAAACCTCTCAATCAACCACAGCAACCAAATCTCCGAATCAGTCCAAGCAAGTTTCCTTTGATGAAAAAGAAAACAGCGCACCAGCCCCGACACCGAAACAGCGGAAGAAGCCTAGGAAGTTGGGACAGCCGGTTGGAGACGCGCAGAAGAGCGGGGATGGTGCACCGACGCCGGCTGCGAAGAAGGCGCCGCGGAAGTTGCAGCAGAAGAGTGCTGCTGCTGTGTGATTTTCGAGCTGTATGTTTGATGAGATAATGTTGAGTATGATAAGACTTGGCTTTAGAGTGGGTGTCCATTGTACACATGAATATGAGGCATAATGAACAGAAAATGTGGGTGACTTCGTCCATCCCGTTTCCTAAGATTTTTTCGGTGACTATCGTGATGCTGCTATATTTCCTATGTATGCGATTCCATAAGTTCTCCGTCTCGGACTTCCATCCTGCGCAATCTGCAAGTACCATTACGATACCAGTCACGATCCACACGAATACACAACAGCCCATTCACCGCCCGTCTCCTTCCGTTAAGCCTGCACTACGGAATCTCTCATCAATCATCATACAAGACAAACAACAAACCCCATTCGTAACCACATTTACCGGTCATGTTTGTCTCTAACCCACCACCTCATTCCAGCCGCCGCGATCTCAGAAACATAGGCGGTCGAACGCGACAGTGCCCCATAACATGGCCTGCAGATTCTTCCAGCTTGAGGTATTCAGAGCTTGCGGGTAGTGCTTTTGTTACTAGGTAAAGTGCGTGAATCTCCGCCGTGGTTCGCGCTCGGCCGCTTTGGGATGATGGTGGTACGGGAACGGGTATTGATTTCGGGAAGGTGCGTTGCGGGATTTTGCAAGTGGATCGATTAGGATATCTTGTGCGTGACACGTATCCGAGGACATACGTGTCTTTGTTGACTGTGTATCATCGTTTTGATGGCAGGCACGTCTGTTGGTTATGCTTTACACCATCCGTTTGCTTACCTAGGTATCGCGGGAAGTAGTAGACTTCACCGGTACAGGTTAAACACATGTACCCTTCTACACGTTACATATCTTTGTTTTCTGGCCATTGTCGTTTTTGAACGGCTGCAATAATTTGTGTGTTGGGGAAACGGGCGGACGGATGGCGGCAAACCGCGCTGACAGTTGACCGCATCCCCGACTTTCGGTCGCACTGCTATGTTGATGTCTATTAAGTTCTTCCAGTATGCCGGATATAATTAGGTACCTAACCTTATGCCACAACAAAAGCGGTATCTCATATAACCTCTTGCACACCTTGTCAAGGTCATATCTTCACACACTAGAGGAGGCTCACCAACGGAAGTCGACCTGCACACGAGCGTCATCCCTATATAGTCTATACATACAATATAGAATCATCCTTGGCACAAACCCGGCAAGTCCCTATTACATCTCCTGCCTACAATGTCTAACGAGCTAACGGTTCCTTCCACAGATAGGGATTCCCCGTCACGGCCACGAGTTTCCACTCGTCCACAGTGAGAGAACAGCGTGGCTTTTGTGCCTATATAATCTGGCAAAGATGACAACAACATGTGGCCTTGTGGATTACTGCTACTGAGGACTCGATGAGGAGTCTTCCGGAGTAGCATGATGGGATGGATATGTGCTTCTGACTCCAAGATCTCGCCACACAGCTTCGATCACGATATCTCCTCGAGTCGTGGGTTCTTAAACTACTGCATGACGAACCTGCTCTTGCGCCTTCGCATCAAAAGATCGACTTATTTTGGTGCGACTTGAGCTACCGGTAACTTCATAGGATGCGGTCGTTGGAAACACCTGCGCATCTTGTGATCCCCTCACATGTCCGATTTCTAAGTTTTCTGACGGTGGCGACAACAGGCATTTAGGAGAAGAATCCATGTTACAATTCACTATATATGTATGTGtccacagtccgcaacaatcaattaagtgggtcctagaaggttcagattggattgattgattaccgctttaagcctagtagttacctataggagtttaagccctacctagataggtaagtgggtctaggagagtgaccggattgaattgattgttgcggagtctataTGTGTCACCAACGGCACCCTCGTATTATCAATGACAAACTAACTCTCTTGCAGATACACTCGATTTGCGAAGTTCCCTCGACACGACAATGGTAAATGACTGTCGCATTTAAAGGGAGCAATATGTCGGAGCATGTGGAGAAGATCTCCTCGTTTCAGCGCCAGATCATGAGGTCGCAACAAAATGCTTTTAGTAAGTTTCTCTACCTGACTTGTACAATATTATCTCTAAATGATGTCAATCTAACAACAATGCAGCAGTTGCGATAGGGTTCTCTCATATTGCGGTTTGTAGCAGAGACTACAGTCCAGAGAGAGCCCTCAAACAAACCAATCGATGTCGGCTGAAACTATACATATCGGCGGATCACAGTTTTGGCGCCCCTGGAATGCGATCTCTCACCGCTTTCCGAACAGCTTACTATAACGCACCATGCTCCTGAGTGTGCTCGGGTAGCTACCATAtactctctttctctttctcgCATATAATCTCTGCTAAGAGGACTTTCACGAGCACTCATGGTGTAAGGCCAATGAAGAAAGCAATATTTTGTCTTCCCTCCTTCGTTGGCCATTTCGGTAAGTTTGTGTTGGTAGGGCtgtagcactagtgctgaaaggaaataacgataactaggaatgcattctgttcggtgatggttctgattgattgtcttgcgaaggagaactatggaagagctagatatagggggtctggtctgagcactgctcggacgccgcgatcagtgcgcctgTCCGCGTGACTGATGCCAGTGCGCCTGCTCGCGTGACCGAGATCAGTGCGGCCGATCGcgtggctgagatatcgttgatatctgCGATCCGACATTTTGTATATAAAACATAGAGGGATGAACGCGTGGTTTAGTAAGTATACTACCCCAAAGACAACTACTATCTTCAATAACACCCTACTTAGGCCTGCTCCAGCACCTTTCATGGTACCCTAACCGTTCATGTGCCTGGGACGGAGAAACGCATTTTCGCAATCACTTTCGATGACCTCCGGACTGGACCCCATGAATTTACCACGTATGTCTTATCGAGCAGCGCAGTTCACCATGTCGATTTTCATGGAGATGACTGGTGGGAAAAGCAACTGTCTCCCAACCAATGCAAGCAGGCATCCAACGAACCCCGGACTCACACGACGATGCGTGTGTTTCCAATGGCGACATGCATCTGAGTGCTGAGATACCGAAATAACGGTTACCACCACCAGGAGGTCTCGCTCAGAATCACGGAACTGGCTATCATGAAGCCTGTTTTCCTGAAAATGCTATAACTGCATATATACCACATCCTCTTCCACATGATACCCGAACCAACTCGGTGTGGAGCTACAAGAGTGTACTGGATGATGGACTGGTCCCCTGTTCTCCGGGTCCCATCTTGGCCTTGCGATTTCGACAGCCATTACTATATAAAGTCATACCGAGTGCGATGATGTTCGCCGCTATATACCATACGATGAAGTTCACCATGACTTCTTGGCAGGAGCTACTCCACTTATTCCAAACTGTTGGACATACCACACCATGACTCGTTGGTCGCCTTTCCTCCGGAAATGTGTTGGTCTCCATCAGCTTCCGTCTCATGTACAATCAGCTTGCCATCTCCTTGTTCGCTGCCTATATAGGCACCTTGATAGACCATAGATAGAACGTTATCTCACCTCTGAAATATCCTACAAAATGCGATACATGGCACGAGACGGAGCATTATCTTGTTCAACTTTCTCCCAAATCAAGTCGACGAGTTTGGCAGCAAAACCATTTTTTATTTTATTTTTCAGGTTGAAACCACTTATCCCTCGACTTCCACAACCACAATACTTACAGGAGCGCTACCGTGAGCCTTCTATGTCTGATGGTGCGATATGTTACATTCGTTTGTAGAAACACTGTTGTCGAGGCATGTTGAACTGTTTCGTGCATACGATACGCTTTACGGCAGCCAGAGGTCACAAGGCCGGTGTAAATTGGCTGGTTCTACCCAAAGATACGCGCCAGGCAACCTACTAACTAGCGCCTCGGCAGTCACACGTACCTGCTTAACAGTGTTACCGCAACAATAGTGCGCTTCCTCCCCTTCCCCATTTGCGCTATGGACAAATTACCACAGGAACTGATCAACTGTATTGTGTGGTTCGCAGAGCGGTACCCAGGCCAGGAAAAGCGGCGTCCCGCGATAGGTCAATCTTTCAGGCCTAAttgtaacggtttgggacttgccaagaccgacttgggtgagagttgggtacggccatcgctaccacactttctcatcacacacacctatatagctgcagttcctccatagctacacaatgcaacgcagtcctcctcctctcctcacaccgttaCACTAATGGCCCGCCATCTCAATTCCCTCGCCTCGCGATTCTCAATCGCACTTGGAAAGAAGCAATCGAGACTATCACGTTTCGCCAGCTAGGTGTTAAGGGCGATGAGCTGGAATCGCTTCAATCGATCGTGACGGGGAACCGCCGCAAGCACCTTGCCTGGATAAGTTTTACAGCGGACTTGCCAGCATATTCAGAAGAAGCATACGCACACAAGGAGTCACGACTTGAACAAGACGCGAACAACGAGGCATTCAAAAAAAGCATATGCAGTCTTTTTACGGTCTTACAAACCTGGGAGGACAGTGGTGTGCAAAACGCATTGCGGCTTGATATCTTGACGGCTGTTTCGCCTACCGACTCTTGGGAAGTGGATGACGTCCAGATTGCGATTGGTGACTGGAGAGATATCCTATCAGATTGTTGGAAAGATTCGCGCCTGCGCCTTGTTCAATCTGACAACCTGCCCACGTTGTCTAATGTGCAGCACCTCACTATCGAGAATGGCGGGCGGAGATTTGCACCATCCGTTGCACCAGGTTTAGCGTTGTCACTGCCAGAACTCAAGACAGTCGACTGGGAGTTTcaagactgcgaggatgatTCTAATGACGAGTCAGATCGGGACTCATTAGATTCAGACTATGCCCCTGAGTGGGTATCGGCGACATCTCCTCAAGCGCGCGCTGAGGCTCGCGCTGAATTTGCCAACAAGCTCTCGGTGACGCAACTTCGCTCTCTCAACTCTGCTGCCATCACCTTCTACTACCGAACCCCTTCAGATTAGAGGTATACAGCTCTGAGCATTGTGCCAGAGGGTCTCACATACGACTCGCTCAGTTCAGCGCTCCGAAACTTCTCACAGCATCTTACAAATCTTACTTTGAGTGCGTGTGTCGACTCCAGTCTATTCTGGCCGGCTGAGGAAGACGCGATTCCACCGTCTTGGCCCCACTTGAAGTCCCTCGACATCACGTTCGACATGGTATCTCCATCTGGTAAATGGTATTTCACCGGCCCACGACCAATCGACCATCCTGATGACAATCCCGTGCGCGGTATCATCGGCGGTTTCAATGAGCGCGAGTACAGCTACAGGGACTTCCGGCAACATGCAGGCCCAGAAACCTTCGATGCTTTCCTCAGCGCCTTCGCAAAAGCTGTCGCTCAGATGCCTGTCCTAGAGTTCTTTATGCTTACTTCTGAGCTCGTAGGTGAGACGGGAAAATTACACATCTCATATCATGCGCCAGGGCAGAGAGCGGAGTGGGGAGATGGAGAAGCGGAGGATGAAGAGCACCGAAGGATCTACTACGCCTGTGAGGTTGGGAAAGTATGGATACCGGAACCGGAGACTGCGGCAGCTTTAAGACGCACAGGATTTCAAAAGTACGGCGGGGAAGTGATCGAGGGATACGTGGGAAGTCAGTACTGTTAAATGTGATGAGGTTTCAAAGACAGTATAAGGCTAGTTCTATTTTGCCAAAATTGCTGCCATATCAGCAGAGGACAGTGAACGTGTGCTTTCTGAGGACGTTTGCTAGCGCTTCTTTATTGTTAGGGCTCAACGCTCTTTCTTTACTGTATATGTCCCGAATCTTTGCAGGGCTAGTGAAGTCTCGGCGAAGGACCGCGCATTTCTCGATTATCACTGGGGTTACGGTGTGAAGAAGGGGGATCTTGGAGAAGCTTGTGGAAACAAAGAGACTAAATGATTGAAAAAGGGGTATCTATCTGTATGTACATAGGAAAATCTACTATTTAAACTCTCATCTTGCGTTCAAGCCGTGCTCGCTCTTGACATTCTTTACTTACACACCGTATATTCGCTGATATCATCAAATATACAGCCTTGGCCATATTTGCTGTATACCTTCGGACTGCCACAGTCTTATGAACAACAAACGCGAGAGATACATCAATTGTTCTCCCGTTCTCACTTGAAATGCACACAGTATGCGGGCTCCTGAAAAGGTGCCATGCGTGTTTATCACGCGCTCGATGGGGTTAATCATGTGAGCCTCTCCGTATACCTTGATG
The sequence above is a segment of the Pyrenophora tritici-repentis strain M4 chromosome 3, whole genome shotgun sequence genome. Coding sequences within it:
- a CDS encoding Med15 multi-domain protein gives rise to the protein MPPKQAQQKAKPKAANTSDKNMANDNAGAEQCNIPEHEIKQNAGVSASMALQAGQKAWELRQAAHGAGDAKAREEILAKAINKEIEAESFGKAAKYTQTGAFQGLAAGAGLGVQPGVTVGKLTGALVGGVVSTVTGLLGGGIGSVYGAMSGPFWDLGEMASQGVQGVVGDFLPDIKSTPSQKKALEKMVMQTKETQAPSKEELDQMKNDAPDQMPQSWSQSAKDMTSWRPKMPSMPSAKGVGGALGLGGVGAAMNPWGGKGEDQTQQGSSQPKQQPQKQAQKASTQQRTTQNQPQQPSKPKEAPKPEKPRSQRPPTTRAPANPQSGAPNPQTSQSTTATKSPNQSKQVSFDEKENSAPAPTPKQRKKPRKLGQPVGDAQKSGDGAPTPAAKKAPRKLQQKSAAAV
- a CDS encoding DUF1593 domain containing protein, with the translated sequence MATEKLQTYAQKPRVFILSDISNEPDDAESLCRYLLYANEFETEGLVACTSTWMRDKVCPQDMEKMIDAYAGAVDNLNKHAHPEWQYPAAEHLRGLIRKGAETYGMSAVGTDIPLSEGGQLLYDCIIKPSTQPLWVLCWGGTNTLAQALLKIDDDFDPEDSKRLLSRLRVYAISDQDDTGAWIRNSFPDILYIASVHGWNHYGLAAWSGISGDKYYGFDQGGPDFTKMEKSWIKENIQIGPLGSAYPDYLYIPEGDTPSFLYLVQNGLGVPDCPNYGSWGGRYVRTDISTEGLNSSHYSDAVDRVRVGDKTYVSNHATIWRWRDAFQNDFAARIKWTMEPEFAKANHHPVINISGFQGLAPAQVTAEAGTTVTLDASGTYDPDGGKLTFKWWHYREPTATTWLVHEEVMELAIRKLDDEGRKVRITLPPPGKSAVDVMTKEPVAQGQLLHLILEVTDDGTPSLTSYRRVLIQVTNKDLRGGKKSVDAINDAMKKL
- a CDS encoding Cep57-CLD multi-domain protein, translated to MSSIQAKIQQAAHQNEQLLRGLEETDSAPSQLKQQNAYMADLESQIANINERVKDLKKKTASELKDHQKYRDSHFRRFAHKASGKKERFAEKAAKEEKEYFDAIQAQKSAEDELAYAKQLFDEAEARKKEMAAEAQRHSSLQAELDALYNSIFAGRTPEFPDEDRKEDACTAAHSHVQTMTQRLERERHILFLLGQTAVKLSAARDSLENAYGMSQYDMFGAGGMASMQKRNFLERAESSIQQVRMLQTQIKQVAPEIPGLGQMNIAMGSIWSDVVFDNIFTDMQMHDEIKRSIGQVDGAGNRLGDIIRQREQQEKTLQREVAEAQSKLQSARQVLQWARESAFRSILGASGMAGTGLGGEAPPPEYAPPAGPPPGYSG